The proteins below come from a single Caulobacter segnis ATCC 21756 genomic window:
- a CDS encoding beta-galactosidase — MRALPALGLTTILLAGSALAEPVRYTMTAFTNASQSNMSVYDSADGTRFSLKKPLAYTPPKGLIRDPSVMKHTDGWYYVAYTTGWSGDTIGLARSKDLTDWTFLRDVKVEVPGATNSWAPEWFVDEDGSVSLILSVSTTGVAGQFQPYRLTATDTSLANWTAPKPLAGLGPNFIDTFVVREGSLYQAFAKNETSKFIELWTAPSLDGPWQPKGTSDWAGWGRFLEGPAMARTPDGGWRIYFDEYMSKRYWFSDSKDGFRTWTPKTELPELSGTVRHFTVLKEGGDKAVAAKPAQAHKITWDKYSLMVDGQRVFSWGGEFHPFRVPSPDLWRDILQKMKASGYNTVAIYFDWGYHSPKQGVYDFQGVRDMDRVLTMAKEEGLYVITRAGPYVNAELTRGGFPGWLVNQQARARTDAPEYITAADEWLTRINAVIARHQLTTGQGTVIAHQIENELDVVGAPQQRYMKWLADKAKADGITVPIFHNDKGRNGYWVPKGSNVPGTVEGPNDLYAFDGYPGGNCKVDSTPSSPGVAPDWGIYGTGGAKGGASASPNTPAFLAEFGGGWFDYWGSNGDYDCTALHRGVGYQRVFYGTNIANGLTLQSFYMTYGGTSWGWLPAPVVFTSYDYGSAIDEARGLRDKARVMKQMGEFIAAVPDLTRMDKGEAVVPSNDKVRVYHNVNAETGSHLYVVVHNPSSATGDEAFTFKVKTRDGEYVVPSRIKGQDSKLLMASYDLGGQRLVYSTSEIQTHLKWNEGDLALLYGRAGEAGETVLRYAGAPKVEIIEGDVASSFDAAKGDLRLTYAHKGLARVRITGGGRPPLTLLLADAETGQTFWRRDGLLVRGPGLVRSASIKGGVLSLTGDTETDSPLEVFAPKAATALHWNGAKVVAKATASGSLLADKPLAGPAAVTLPDLAKLDWKTATGSPEADPKFDDSAWMKTEGRRSASTVRGPTGQPALDMSTYGFHNGDVWYRGRYQGRADIDTLTLHYGAGGAGMLQVWLDGKFLGQHELDGGLPRPITTGVATFQIPAELRGTGEHVLSVMVRNNGHNWDLDADDFHKEARGLVSASLSGPGTYSFAVPIAWKIQGNKGGEDIVDPVRGSLNNGGQFGEREGWHLPGFPDTAWAKADMAATQPYAGTTWYRTSFDLALPKDHDVSLGLTIGDPDKPRSPNKRYRVLIFVNGWNMGQFIAHVGPQRTFVLPTGIIDPRGKNTIALAVTSDGAPGDALESVKLVNLRAVRGGVPVARVPAPDFKP, encoded by the coding sequence ATGCGCGCCCTCCCCGCCCTGGGCCTGACGACCATCCTGCTAGCGGGCTCCGCGCTGGCCGAGCCCGTCCGTTACACGATGACGGCGTTCACCAACGCCAGCCAGTCGAACATGAGCGTGTATGACTCTGCGGACGGGACGCGCTTCTCCCTCAAGAAGCCGCTGGCCTACACGCCGCCCAAGGGGCTGATCCGCGATCCCAGCGTGATGAAGCACACCGACGGCTGGTACTATGTCGCCTACACCACCGGCTGGTCGGGCGACACGATCGGCCTGGCCCGTAGCAAGGACCTGACGGACTGGACCTTCCTGCGCGACGTGAAGGTCGAGGTTCCCGGCGCGACCAACAGCTGGGCGCCGGAATGGTTCGTCGACGAGGACGGATCGGTGAGCCTGATCCTGTCGGTCTCGACCACGGGCGTCGCCGGCCAGTTCCAGCCCTATCGCCTCACCGCGACCGACACGTCGTTGGCCAATTGGACCGCGCCGAAGCCCCTGGCGGGCCTGGGTCCGAACTTCATCGACACCTTCGTGGTGCGCGAGGGGAGCCTCTACCAGGCCTTCGCCAAGAACGAGACCAGCAAGTTCATCGAGCTTTGGACCGCGCCCTCGCTGGACGGCCCCTGGCAGCCGAAGGGGACTAGCGACTGGGCCGGCTGGGGCCGCTTCCTGGAAGGGCCCGCCATGGCCCGCACGCCCGACGGCGGCTGGCGGATCTACTTCGACGAGTACATGTCCAAGCGCTATTGGTTCTCGGACAGCAAGGACGGCTTCCGCACCTGGACGCCGAAGACCGAGTTGCCCGAGCTTTCGGGCACGGTCCGTCACTTCACCGTGCTGAAGGAGGGCGGCGACAAGGCGGTCGCGGCCAAGCCGGCGCAGGCCCACAAGATCACCTGGGACAAGTACTCGCTGATGGTCGACGGCCAGCGAGTCTTCTCTTGGGGCGGCGAGTTCCACCCCTTCCGCGTGCCGAGCCCAGACCTGTGGCGCGACATTCTCCAGAAGATGAAGGCCAGCGGCTACAACACGGTCGCGATCTATTTCGACTGGGGCTATCACTCGCCCAAGCAGGGGGTCTACGACTTCCAGGGCGTGCGTGACATGGACCGCGTGCTGACCATGGCCAAGGAAGAGGGCCTCTACGTCATCACCCGCGCGGGGCCCTACGTGAACGCCGAGCTGACGCGCGGCGGCTTCCCCGGCTGGCTGGTCAACCAGCAGGCCCGCGCCCGCACCGACGCGCCGGAATACATCACGGCCGCCGACGAGTGGCTGACCCGGATCAACGCCGTCATCGCCCGCCACCAACTGACCACCGGCCAGGGCACGGTGATCGCCCACCAGATCGAGAACGAGCTGGACGTCGTCGGCGCGCCGCAGCAGCGCTACATGAAGTGGCTGGCCGACAAGGCCAAGGCGGACGGGATCACCGTTCCGATCTTCCACAACGACAAGGGTCGCAACGGCTACTGGGTCCCCAAGGGCTCCAACGTTCCGGGGACGGTCGAAGGGCCGAACGACCTCTACGCCTTCGACGGCTATCCGGGCGGAAACTGCAAGGTCGACTCTACGCCCTCCAGCCCCGGCGTCGCGCCCGACTGGGGGATCTACGGCACGGGCGGCGCTAAGGGCGGGGCTTCGGCCAGCCCGAACACGCCGGCATTCCTCGCGGAGTTTGGCGGCGGCTGGTTCGACTACTGGGGCAGCAACGGCGACTACGACTGCACCGCCCTCCACCGGGGCGTCGGCTATCAGCGCGTGTTCTACGGCACGAACATCGCCAACGGCCTGACCCTGCAGAGCTTCTACATGACCTACGGCGGGACCAGCTGGGGCTGGCTGCCAGCGCCGGTGGTGTTCACGTCCTACGACTACGGCTCGGCCATCGATGAGGCCCGCGGCCTGCGCGATAAGGCGCGGGTGATGAAGCAGATGGGCGAGTTCATCGCCGCCGTCCCGGACCTCACCCGCATGGACAAGGGCGAGGCGGTCGTCCCCTCGAACGACAAGGTCCGCGTCTATCACAACGTCAACGCCGAGACGGGCAGTCACCTCTATGTGGTGGTCCACAACCCCAGCAGCGCCACGGGCGACGAGGCCTTCACCTTCAAGGTGAAGACTCGCGACGGCGAATACGTGGTCCCCAGTCGGATCAAGGGCCAGGACAGCAAGCTGCTGATGGCCAGCTATGACCTTGGCGGCCAGCGGCTGGTCTATTCGACCTCCGAGATCCAGACGCACCTGAAGTGGAACGAGGGCGATCTGGCCCTCCTCTATGGCCGCGCCGGCGAGGCGGGCGAGACGGTGCTGCGCTACGCCGGCGCGCCGAAGGTCGAGATCATCGAAGGCGACGTGGCGTCGAGCTTCGACGCGGCCAAGGGCGACCTGAGGCTGACCTACGCGCACAAGGGCTTGGCCCGCGTCCGGATCACCGGCGGCGGCCGTCCTCCCCTCACCCTGCTGTTGGCCGACGCCGAGACCGGCCAGACCTTCTGGCGGCGCGATGGACTGCTGGTCCGTGGCCCAGGCCTGGTCCGGAGCGCTTCGATCAAGGGCGGCGTCCTGAGCCTGACCGGCGACACCGAGACCGACAGTCCGCTGGAAGTCTTCGCGCCCAAGGCCGCGACCGCCCTTCACTGGAACGGCGCCAAGGTCGTGGCCAAAGCCACCGCGTCGGGCAGCCTGCTAGCCGACAAGCCGCTGGCCGGCCCGGCTGCGGTCACCCTGCCCGATCTGGCCAAACTCGATTGGAAGACCGCCACCGGCTCGCCCGAGGCCGATCCCAAGTTCGACGACAGCGCCTGGATGAAGACAGAGGGCCGCCGCAGCGCGTCAACCGTGCGCGGCCCGACCGGCCAGCCGGCGCTCGACATGAGCACCTACGGCTTCCACAACGGCGACGTCTGGTATCGCGGCCGCTACCAGGGGCGCGCCGACATCGACACCCTGACCCTGCACTATGGCGCCGGCGGCGCGGGGATGCTTCAGGTCTGGCTGGACGGCAAGTTCCTGGGCCAGCACGAGCTGGACGGCGGCCTGCCGCGCCCGATCACCACCGGCGTTGCGACCTTCCAGATTCCCGCGGAGCTGCGCGGGACGGGCGAGCACGTCCTCTCGGTCATGGTCCGCAACAACGGCCACAACTGGGATCTCGACGCCGACGACTTCCACAAGGAGGCGCGCGGCTTGGTCTCGGCCTCGCTGTCGGGTCCCGGGACCTACAGCTTCGCCGTGCCGATCGCCTGGAAGATCCAGGGGAACAAGGGCGGCGAGGACATCGTCGATCCCGTGCGCGGCTCGCTCAACAATGGCGGCCAGTTCGGCGAGCGCGAAGGCTGGCACCTGCCCGGCTTCCCGGATACGGCCTGGGCCAAGGCCGACATGGCCGCCACCCAGCCCTACGCCGGCACGACCTGGTATCGGACGAGCTTCGACCTCGCCCTGCCCAAGGATCACGACGTGAGCCTGGGCCTGACGATCGGCGATCCGGACAAGCCCCGCTCGCCAAACAAGCGCTATCGCGTGCTGATCTTCGTCAACGGCTGGAACATGGGGCAGTTCATCGCCCATGTCGGCCCGCAGCGGACCTTCGTCTTGCCGACCGGCATCATCGATCCGCGCGGCAAGAACACCATCGCCCTGGCGGTGACCAGCGACGGCGCGCCCGGCGACGCGCTGGAATCCGTCAAGCTCGTCAACCTGCGCGCGGTGCGCGGCGGCGTCCCCGTCGCCCGCGTCCCGGCGCCCGATTTCAAACCCTAA
- the bglB gene encoding beta-galactosidase BglB — MPNLAHGLEAKDIKAKIAALISNLVDITDETGEFLLRLDDGRVIDTKGWNDWEWTHGVGLYGLWKQYEMHGDERAFDIMTQWFADRFEAGTPTKNINTVSPFLTLAYLYEATGDHTYIPYLETWADYVMYEGPRTEEGGFQHIVFNSENPQQLWDDTLMMSVLPLAKIGLLLDRPDFVEEAKRQFMVHIKYLADRKTGLWFHGWTFLGRHNFADALWARGNCWVTIAIPEFIELLDLKPGDGLRAFLIDALEAQIKALTEFQDQETGLWHTIINDKTSYLEASATAGFAYGILKAVRKRYIGKEYEAVAIRAIKGVLANIDDKGELQQVSFGTPVFDTLQGYKDIPLTSMPYGQSLAMLALGEFQRAFI, encoded by the coding sequence GTGCCCAATCTCGCCCACGGCCTCGAGGCCAAGGACATCAAGGCCAAGATCGCCGCCCTGATCAGCAACCTTGTCGACATCACCGACGAGACCGGCGAGTTCCTGCTGCGCCTCGACGACGGCCGGGTGATCGACACCAAGGGCTGGAACGACTGGGAATGGACCCACGGCGTCGGCCTCTATGGTCTGTGGAAGCAGTACGAGATGCATGGCGACGAGCGCGCCTTCGACATCATGACCCAGTGGTTCGCCGACCGCTTCGAGGCCGGCACGCCGACCAAGAACATCAACACGGTCTCGCCGTTCCTGACCCTGGCCTATCTCTACGAGGCCACCGGCGACCACACCTACATCCCCTATCTCGAGACCTGGGCCGACTACGTCATGTACGAGGGCCCGCGCACTGAGGAAGGCGGCTTCCAGCATATCGTCTTCAACAGCGAGAACCCGCAGCAGCTGTGGGACGACACGCTGATGATGAGCGTGCTGCCGCTAGCCAAGATCGGCCTGCTGCTCGACCGCCCCGACTTCGTCGAGGAGGCCAAGCGCCAGTTCATGGTCCACATCAAGTACCTGGCCGATCGCAAGACCGGCCTGTGGTTCCACGGCTGGACGTTCCTGGGTCGCCACAACTTCGCCGACGCCCTGTGGGCGCGCGGGAACTGCTGGGTGACCATCGCGATCCCCGAGTTCATCGAGCTGCTGGACCTGAAGCCCGGCGACGGCCTGCGCGCCTTCTTGATCGACGCGCTGGAAGCTCAGATCAAGGCGCTGACCGAGTTCCAGGACCAGGAGACGGGCCTGTGGCACACGATCATCAACGACAAGACCTCGTACCTCGAAGCCTCGGCCACGGCCGGCTTCGCCTACGGCATCCTGAAGGCCGTGCGTAAGCGCTACATCGGCAAGGAATACGAGGCCGTCGCCATCCGCGCGATCAAGGGCGTGCTGGCCAATATCGACGACAAGGGCGAGCTTCAGCAGGTCTCGTTCGGCACGCCGGTGTTCGACACCCTCCAGGGCTACAAGGACATCCCGCTGACCTCGATGCCCTATGGCCAGTCGCTGGCCATGCTGGCGCTGGGCGAGTTCCAGCGCGCCTTCATCTAG